In Bacillus sp. E(2018), the genomic window AGAAAAAATATTACGTGAATTGGATTATGCGGGTAATCGTTTAAATAAACAAATGACATCACTTTATTGGAACTATGTCTCTCAAGATATGAAAAAGGTTAGAACAGAGTTTGACCGTATATTAGAAAAAGAGATTGAGTTCCAAACAACTATGATTAGTTTTTATCAGCCTAGTTCTGGGGAACTTGCCGGAGAACTGCAAAGGCAAAAAGATATGCTCGTTCAGCTTCAATCAAGTATGAAGCAAGCAGACGATTCTTCTGCACAAGGAAGTAATAATTTAAAGCAATTTGAGCAGAATTTAACGTCTTTTGTTACCTATGTGGAACAGTATAAAAACTATCAATCTGAGCAGCAGCTTCTATTAGGAGAAGCTCAGCAAACAAATCTACAATCTATTCAGGCCGGTAAGGAAAGTTTAGTAAATAAACAAGCTGAAACCAACCAGTACTTCCGTGAACAAGGTGATTATTTTGTATCGAGTATGAATTCTATGAACGATTTACTGGAAGGAAATAATCAGTCTATTGCTAGTCTGAACGACGAAAGAATGAAACAAGTTGAACGACAAATAACGGATATGAAGGTCCTCCACAACGATTTATTAGATGCCTTTATCCTTCAGCAGAAACAATCAACGCTAGCTACGTTAGAAGAGAAGATAAAAGCAACTCGTGGTCAAGTAGGTGGAGGTAATCCTGGTGGTGGTGGACAACCTGGAACACCTGGAACTCCTGGTCAGCCGAATCCAACAGATTTTACTGAAGAATTAGGCGAATTACAATCAATTAGCCAAAAAACTTCAGAAATCATTGAGATGTTAAAGCTTGTCCCGGATCCTAAACCAGAAAATGTTGATAAAGCAATAATTGAATTAACGAACTTAAATAACCGGGTTATTGCTGTCAAAGGAAAGATTGAGTCAAAATCCAATCAATCTGGTTGGAAGCAGGAGTATGATAAGTTAAAAGTTGCTTACGATCAACTTCTTTATAACTATCAGAATGTGATTAACACAAGCACTTTGAATGATGAGTTTTTCAATCTATATAAACAAATCAACAAAAAAGAACAAGAAATTTTAGATTTAAACGATAGTCTTGCAGGTCTGTTTAGTACCCCTCTTACGATTAACTCTTTCGATGGTACCCTTGCGTATTATGCTTTACTTTCTGAGTATCACACGACCTTAGTGGGGGCTGAGAATGATAATAAGGAAACTGTACTAGCTAATGAAGATTTTAATAAGAGAGTAGAACAGACTCTGGGTGTAAATGGAGAAGAACAAGAGAAATGGGATGCTGTAAATGGTTCATTCCCAACTACACAAGAGGAGATGGAAGGATTAGGAAATTCGTTTTCTCAGTTTAAAGAGAATTATCAACTTACATTAGAAGACCAACAGCAAGCATTAATGAGTGACATCGGTTCAATTGAAGAAAGTGCAAATACTGTATTAGTAAAGTTACAAGAGATGCAAATGAGTGAACCTGAACAAGCTGGGGAAGGTTCTTTGTTAGTAACAAATCAGCAAAGCATCAGTCAAGAGATTAGTATGATTGATACTTTAATGGACTCTTTGAGTGAAAGACAAACATCAGTCGTAAATTATACAGGTGATCTACAAACAAAAGTAAGCAGTGTACAGAACGATGCAAGTGTCTTAAATGAGAAATGGACAACAAATGTAGAATCTACCAAGTTAGTAAGAGATGACGTATTTGATGTACTCGGTAATACTTACTTAGATGGGCAAAGTAATGGGTATGTATATGATTACTTAGCTAATCCATTAAAAGTTTCGGGTGATAATCCACAGGTAGATTCACAAGCAGTTAAAGCTGTACCGCCAGTGGCAATTCTTATCGTCATTTTAATCAGTAGTTTACTAATAGGCTATTTCAGTTACTATTTTAGCCCGCTTCCGTTTTTAGTGAAAAATTCAGTTTTCGGGTTGTTGAACTTGATCGTAGGTCTTGTTATTAGTTTGTTTGGGTTAGAGATCTACTCATTATCAAATACAAATTCGATTCAGTTTTCTGTTTTCACAATACTATTACTTACAGCTGCATCAACCTTAGTACGCTCAGCGTTTAATGTTGGTCAATTTATCGGATGGATTGCTAGTGTAGGTCTAATCTTATTCTTTGTTAGCCCATTACTTGCTCTAGCAGCACCTAACTTCCAATATGAAGATCCAATGTCTGCTGTATATCTGTCCATACAATATGGTGCGGATAATGATTATTTGATAGGCTGTTTCTTCTTAGTTGGATTAATTGTCGTATTGTCGTTAATTCCATATGCCGTTCAATTATGGAAGAAACCATCTAAGAAAACAAATACGGATCAGGCGCATGAAGCTTATTAAAAAGATTTTATCGGCCATGATACTTTTTCTTATATGCATTGGACCAGAAACAGTATTTGCAGGTGCAAGCATTAGAGAATTAGCGCCGAATTTATATGAAGAAAATCAGATAAAAGAGAGTACAGAATATCTTCAAGAGGAATCACTGTCTGGAAAGAAAAAGCGGCTTCCGGAAGAGCAGAAGGATTTAACATTTACGAAGACAGCCGATAACCAATTGGAAAATTTACAAGATGACTTGTTTGATCAATCTGTGAAGGTGAATAACAGTACTGCCTCAAAAGCTAAAACGATGGGACTTTTCGCTGCTGGAAGGGAAGAGACACTAGCAGCTGCAGATGATGAAGTGCAGAAGAGTAATACATCAGGATTTTCAGTATCAGTAATTTATTCAGCATTAATCATTTTAGGAGTTGCGGTTTTATTAGCACTACTCATCCCTGGTATGAGAAAAAACAAATCAACAATAAACAGTCATTCTTAACAAAAAAGCTAGTTCTTACGAGGTGAATATCACCTTCTAAGAGCTAGCTTTCTTTCTATCTAAACCGTCTTCCTCTCAATCAATCGGACCTGAACCTCTTCATGTGATATTTCCTGACCGTTCAATGCTTGTTGAAAAAGTTTTTTGCCAACTGCTACAAACGGGATTTCAAGTGTTGTAATATGCATAACTTTTGAGATGGGCTGATTATCAAAGCTCATGATTGCGAGGTCATCAGGTACAAATAGGCCTGTTTCTCTGCAACCTGTTAAGATTCCTGCAGCTACCTGATCACTCGTGACAAGTAGAGCGGTCGGACGATTTTTCAAGTCCAATAGGTGCTCTGCTACGTTAACACCATCTTCAACATCAAAACAATTTGTGAAGATGTAATTTGGTTCATAACTTAAGGCCTTGCTTTTTAAGAAATCTTTATAAGCAGCATCTCTCTGGCTGCTGTTAGTACCTGTCTGCCTTCCGATCGTATAGCCGATCTGTTGATGCCCTTTTTTGTATAAATAATGGAGAGCCATGGTAAATGTTTTATAATGATCAATAAATGTAGAGGAAATCTTATTGTTTCTTGAATCTTCACAAAGGACGATAGGTCCATACACGCTGTAACTTTCAATGACGTCCCATGCACAGATCCTCGAACAGATAATCAGTGCATCGATCTGTTTGTCTTCAAGCATCCTCAAAGCTTCCATTTCTTTTGTTTCTTCATAGTTCGTTTGAATAAGAGCAAGCTTATAATTATGATCTAATGCGGCATTCGCGATTCCTTCAATCAATAAACCAAAGTAAGGGTGGTTAGAGAACGGAACAACTACACCGATTAATTGGGTTTTTCCTTTGCTCAAATGAACGGCGTTCATGTTACGGTGATAGTTAAATTTTTTCATTGCAGATTTAACAGCTGTTACTTTTTCCTCGCTAACATATGGATGATTATTGATTACACGGGAGACTGTCGTAACAGAAACACCAGCCAACTTTGCGATATCTCTAATATTGGTCAAGCCCTCACCTTTTTTCTTCAAAAGTTTTTCTTGCTCTGAAACGCGTTTCATACCATACCCTTTGCATATAAACAAAAGGAGGTATGCCTTGTGGTGATTTTAACCGGCATCGTCAGTCTTATTTTCATGTGCGTCTCTATCCTATACCTATCTTCGTTTACCATTTCACTTCATGAAAAAAGTGTGCTCCCCAAAAAGAAACAGGATAATAAGGATCACTTTCGTTATTTATTTGATGTGTATGGTGACTAACTTATGAACTTATTGTAGTAACATCTGTAAACTTGTTCAACTCCATTGCCGAACTCAGTCTCAATCAGTTAAACTGTAAAAATATTAACGCTCTACTTTTGGGTAGAATGATGGTAAGTAATAAATTGGAGAGTATGCTTAATGGAAATGGAGAAACAAGAAACCTACGATATCATGGCAGTATGTCTTTTGGCAGGCAAAATTATGTTGCAAAGTGGAGCGGAGACGTACCGTGTGGAAGATACGATGATGCGTATCGCTTCTTCATTTGGTGCTTATCAGTCACACCCTTATGTAACACCGACGGGCATTCTTTTTTCTGTAGAAGGTAACGAGCCAACGAAGACAAAGTTGATTCGGATCGTCGAAAGAACAACAGATCTAGAAAAGGTCGCTCAAGTGAATGGTATATCACGAAGAATCAGTGCTGGTGAATTTACGATTGAAGAAGCATATAAAGAGTTAAAAAAGATTGGTGAATCAGGTTCTCCGTATTCTTTATGGATTCATGTTTTAGCAGCAGCCGTATCTTCAGGTTGTTTCTTGATCATGTTTCAAGGTGAATGGAGAGATTTTTTTCCTGCTTTTATTACAGGTGGCTTAGGGTTCTTGTCGCTTCTGTATTTTCACCAGCTTGTCCCGATAAAATTTTTCTCAGAGTTTTCTGCCTCTCTGTTAATTGGATTACAAGCTCTCTTCTTTGTCTCGACAGGGATAGGCGGCGAGTTGGACAAGATTATTATTGGATCAGTGATGCCTTTAGTACCTGGATTGCTCATTACGAATGCGGTTCGTGATTTAATGGCAGGACACCTTATTTCTGGCCTGGCTAAAGGTGCAGATGCTTTTTTAACAGCATTTGCGATAGGTGCAGGAATCGCTGTAATCTTTTCATTTTTTTAAGAAGGAGCGTTCAAGATGACAATTGTTGAACAGATCATTACAAGTTTTATAGCATCAGCAGCGTTTGTTATCATTTTTAATGGTCCAAAACGCTCCCTTTTTCACTGTGGTCTAGTAGGAATGATCGGTTGGATCTTTTATTTTTTATTAGAAACCAATGGTGTAGATATGGTATTAGCAACAGTTATCGCGTCGTTTACGATCGCAATCGCTTCGCAATACTTTGCCAAAAAGTATAAGACACCCGTTATTATCTATAGTGTAGCTGGGATCATTCCCTTAGTACCTGGTGGCATTGCATACAATGCAATGAGAAGCTTCGTCGAGAATGATTACAATCTTGCCATTAATCTAGCTGCTAAAGCCTTTATGATTTCAGGGTCTATTGCGATCGGTCTTGTTTTCTCTGAAGTCATCAACCAGATTATTCGAAAATCAAAGCTTAAGACGATTGTAAACAAAACGCACTAGATTATAGATAGCTTTTAAACCATCTGGTCATCAGGTGGTTTTTTTATGCAAAGCTTTTCATACTTATATTCTACTATTTTTCTCGGGAATTTCGAGATTCAACTAGGAACTGTACACGACAAAAGATACAAATGTCCATACTGGAAAGAATTTTATCTTGTTTTCTTACCATGACTAACTTCATAATAAGGAAAATCGTATACAGTATTGGCGTTTCTAGTCACAATTTGTAATCATATATGATTTATCTTATAATTACAAATAGAGAAAATTTTCAGTCAAATACAAGGGGGTAAAGTTTTGAACAGCTTTGAAACGTTTGTAGGAGATGCAGTGGCGATTCTTTGGAGTCAGCCGATGATTTATTTTTGTTTAGGTGTAGGGCTATTATTTTCAATTTTAACGAGATTTTTGCAAGTTCGTCATTTTAAAGAAATGATCAAACTGATGATGGAAGGAAAAAGTTCTAAAGCAGGGGTTTCTTCTTTCCAAGCTTTGGCGATTGCTTTATCTGGACGTGTAGGAACAGGTAACATTGCAGGAACGGCAACAGCGATCGGCTTTGGTGGCCCTGGTGCGGTTTTCTGGATGTGGATGATTGCGTTTATCGGCGCTTCGAGTGCGTTTGTTGAATCAGCACTTGCGCAAGTTTATAAAGTAAAACAGGACGGGGAATATCGTGGTGGTCCTGCTTATTATATTGAAAAAGGGATAGGTTGGAAGTGGTACGGAATTATTTTTGCTTTTTCTGCTTTAGCAGCAATGTCATTACTCATGCCAGGTGTGCAGTCCAACTCCATTGCAGAAGGACTTGATAATGCTTTTAACATCAATCCGTCCATAACGGGTATTTTCTTAGTTGTCATTTTAGCCGCTATCATTTTTGGTGGTGTTAAAAGGATTGCCAATGTAGCGCAGTATGTTGTTCCATTTATGGCAATTGGTTATGTGCTTGTTTCACTTATCATCGTTGCTTTTCATATTCCTCAGATTCCTGAAGTCCTTTCTTTAATTTTCAGAAGCGCGTTCTCTTTTGATTCAGCATTTGGAGGAATTGTTGGTTCTGCGATCATGTGGGGAGTTAAGCGTGGAATCTATTCGAACGAAGCGGGTCAGGGTACTGGGGCTCACCCAGCTGCGGCTGCGGAAGTATCGCATCCTGCTAAACAAGGACTTGTACAAGCTTTCTCGGTATATATCGATACATGGCTTGTATGTACGGCAACCGCGTTTATGATTCTTTTTACAGGCATGTATAATGTTCAAAATGAAGCAGACAAGTCGTTTATCGTTGAGAACATTCCTAACGTAGAAGCAGGTACTGCTTTTACACAAGAGGCTATTGAATCTGTTCTACCTGGATTCGGTTCAGGTTTTGTAGCAGTTTCCCTATTTTTCTTTGCATTTACTACGATTATGGCGTACTACTATATTGCCGAAACGAATATTGCATACCTCATGAGAGGGCGTAATAGCAGAATACCGATGTTCTTGCTTAAAATTGTTTTGTTGGGAACGACGTATTATGGAGCGATAAAAACAGCCGATATAGCTTGGGCGCTAGGAGATCTTGGACTAGGAATCATGGTTTGGCTGAACTTGATTGCGATACTCATACTAGCAAAGCCAGCTCTTCGTGTGTTAAAAGATTACGAGGAGCAAAAGAAAGCTGGGCTTGATCCTGTGTTCGATTCGACCAAACTTGGTATAAAGAATGCTGAGTATTGGGAAGGCGGGTATAAAGAAGCACAAGGTAATAATGAAGAGAAAGTATCATAATAATTGATTTTGAACAGGCTGTTTGTAGCAGCCTGTTTTTTTTATGTGGTTTAAATAGGGAGCTTTACAGGAATTCTTATTAAAAAGATGTTTTCGTGTTCATTGATGTT contains:
- the esaA gene encoding type VII secretion protein EsaA, which produces MLLAVAIILVFPQLFMNFLGENPMEVKANGTRSIAIVNEDLGSEEEENQLQLGREVPAILKDGSDYKYTVISRSAADSGLKNKKYDAVVYIPSNFTSNVMTYDEKQPTKADFQYTVQSQLTAVNKEKILRELDYAGNRLNKQMTSLYWNYVSQDMKKVRTEFDRILEKEIEFQTTMISFYQPSSGELAGELQRQKDMLVQLQSSMKQADDSSAQGSNNLKQFEQNLTSFVTYVEQYKNYQSEQQLLLGEAQQTNLQSIQAGKESLVNKQAETNQYFREQGDYFVSSMNSMNDLLEGNNQSIASLNDERMKQVERQITDMKVLHNDLLDAFILQQKQSTLATLEEKIKATRGQVGGGNPGGGGQPGTPGTPGQPNPTDFTEELGELQSISQKTSEIIEMLKLVPDPKPENVDKAIIELTNLNNRVIAVKGKIESKSNQSGWKQEYDKLKVAYDQLLYNYQNVINTSTLNDEFFNLYKQINKKEQEILDLNDSLAGLFSTPLTINSFDGTLAYYALLSEYHTTLVGAENDNKETVLANEDFNKRVEQTLGVNGEEQEKWDAVNGSFPTTQEEMEGLGNSFSQFKENYQLTLEDQQQALMSDIGSIEESANTVLVKLQEMQMSEPEQAGEGSLLVTNQQSISQEISMIDTLMDSLSERQTSVVNYTGDLQTKVSSVQNDASVLNEKWTTNVESTKLVRDDVFDVLGNTYLDGQSNGYVYDYLANPLKVSGDNPQVDSQAVKAVPPVAILIVILISSLLIGYFSYYFSPLPFLVKNSVFGLLNLIVGLVISLFGLEIYSLSNTNSIQFSVFTILLLTAASTLVRSAFNVGQFIGWIASVGLILFFVSPLLALAAPNFQYEDPMSAVYLSIQYGADNDYLIGCFFLVGLIVVLSLIPYAVQLWKKPSKKTNTDQAHEAY
- the essA gene encoding type VII secretion protein EssA produces the protein MKLIKKILSAMILFLICIGPETVFAGASIRELAPNLYEENQIKESTEYLQEESLSGKKKRLPEEQKDLTFTKTADNQLENLQDDLFDQSVKVNNSTASKAKTMGLFAAGREETLAAADDEVQKSNTSGFSVSVIYSALIILGVAVLLALLIPGMRKNKSTINSHS
- a CDS encoding LacI family DNA-binding transcriptional regulator, with protein sequence MTNIRDIAKLAGVSVTTVSRVINNHPYVSEEKVTAVKSAMKKFNYHRNMNAVHLSKGKTQLIGVVVPFSNHPYFGLLIEGIANAALDHNYKLALIQTNYEETKEMEALRMLEDKQIDALIICSRICAWDVIESYSVYGPIVLCEDSRNNKISSTFIDHYKTFTMALHYLYKKGHQQIGYTIGRQTGTNSSQRDAAYKDFLKSKALSYEPNYIFTNCFDVEDGVNVAEHLLDLKNRPTALLVTSDQVAAGILTGCRETGLFVPDDLAIMSFDNQPISKVMHITTLEIPFVAVGKKLFQQALNGQEISHEEVQVRLIERKTV
- a CDS encoding threonine/serine exporter family protein, yielding MEMEKQETYDIMAVCLLAGKIMLQSGAETYRVEDTMMRIASSFGAYQSHPYVTPTGILFSVEGNEPTKTKLIRIVERTTDLEKVAQVNGISRRISAGEFTIEEAYKELKKIGESGSPYSLWIHVLAAAVSSGCFLIMFQGEWRDFFPAFITGGLGFLSLLYFHQLVPIKFFSEFSASLLIGLQALFFVSTGIGGELDKIIIGSVMPLVPGLLITNAVRDLMAGHLISGLAKGADAFLTAFAIGAGIAVIFSFF
- a CDS encoding threonine/serine exporter family protein, which encodes MTIVEQIITSFIASAAFVIIFNGPKRSLFHCGLVGMIGWIFYFLLETNGVDMVLATVIASFTIAIASQYFAKKYKTPVIIYSVAGIIPLVPGGIAYNAMRSFVENDYNLAINLAAKAFMISGSIAIGLVFSEVINQIIRKSKLKTIVNKTH
- a CDS encoding alanine/glycine:cation symporter family protein, which encodes MIYFCLGVGLLFSILTRFLQVRHFKEMIKLMMEGKSSKAGVSSFQALAIALSGRVGTGNIAGTATAIGFGGPGAVFWMWMIAFIGASSAFVESALAQVYKVKQDGEYRGGPAYYIEKGIGWKWYGIIFAFSALAAMSLLMPGVQSNSIAEGLDNAFNINPSITGIFLVVILAAIIFGGVKRIANVAQYVVPFMAIGYVLVSLIIVAFHIPQIPEVLSLIFRSAFSFDSAFGGIVGSAIMWGVKRGIYSNEAGQGTGAHPAAAAEVSHPAKQGLVQAFSVYIDTWLVCTATAFMILFTGMYNVQNEADKSFIVENIPNVEAGTAFTQEAIESVLPGFGSGFVAVSLFFFAFTTIMAYYYIAETNIAYLMRGRNSRIPMFLLKIVLLGTTYYGAIKTADIAWALGDLGLGIMVWLNLIAILILAKPALRVLKDYEEQKKAGLDPVFDSTKLGIKNAEYWEGGYKEAQGNNEEKVS